One genomic window of Vulpes vulpes isolate BD-2025 chromosome 11, VulVul3, whole genome shotgun sequence includes the following:
- the PP2D1 gene encoding protein phosphatase 2C-like domain-containing protein 1 encodes MSTEINSAFRVFWKSREWNVRKSTHDSDQEIPLSLRRRYFRRKKTRLSRYSKYSEDHEKPQSCDQMITFPCSICKHEIDLRETFLHKKQHMALATLEFQWMGEKKPALPVITIQRQFIITKLLSSSLFTEKILESINYAFELLWQKQIPAYYKMIENVHRSSIYSQTISHVLIKGVAICEDGNSAWKADMNDKFTVVDNFGKKPDVCFFGLFDGHHGASAANLTSVELPVLFLHQLSRFDPSYHMTSEEQNVIKSFLTVFREEYIAKEELFSSIKKRRKTGKCEYENIHKAFAKAFWRMDRLLRLGRNEVSRVRWSGCSAVTCILEGNIKTPYTKKNWRMSNDDGLPKNSPSQVMPQTISGVLHVANTGNVQAVLCRNGKGFCITKEHTTRNITERRRLLKNGAIISSNEPYGLLEGQIKTTRGLGFHGNLKLKKSIIPAPQTISVPIDDLCQFLILATNGLWEVLDTKEVTALAMTMFQVYKDTYYSITQNQSLPSKEPFLINELSNTKSESNIRILFQYKSESTECVPTINTKENLFDSKYSNPKNAQTFPSEMTNHHLYSEKERNGPTSVDVSKNSSEKESCIKNFYEGAAKYISHELVSAALVAGSRDNITVMVILLKGSEYQFLT; translated from the exons ATGAGCACAGAAATTAATAGTGCTTTCAG AGTGTTTTGGAAATCAAGGGAATGGAATGTGAGAAAATCAACACATGATTCAGATCAGGAGATCCCACTTTCCCTGAGAAGGAGGTActttagaaggaagaaaacaagattaTCAAGATACTCAAAATACTCTGAAGACCATGAGAAGCCGCAGTCCTGTGATCAAATGATTACATTTCCCTGTTCCATATGTAAGCATGAAATTGACCTACGTGAAACTTTCCTCCATAAAAAGCAACATATGGCTCTGGCCACCCTGGAGTTTCAATGGATGGGTGAAAAGAAACCAGCACTCCCAGTAATTACCATTCAGAGACAGTTTATAATCACTAAACTATTGTcatcttctttattcactgaAAAAATCCTAGAGAGCATTAATTATGCTTTTGAGCTACTTTGGCAGAAACAAATACCAGCATACTATAAGATGATTGAGAACGTTCACAGGAGTTCCATATATTCTCAAACAATCTCTCATGTATTGATTAAAGGTGTAGCCATTTGTGAAGATGGAAATTCTGCATGGAAAGCTGACATGAATGATAAATTCACTGTGGTGGATAATTTTGGCAAAAAACCTGATGTgtgtttttttggtttatttgatGGACATCATGGTGCCTCAGCGGCAAACCTGACATCAGTGGAACTCCCAGTTTTATTTCTCCACCAGCTTTCCAGATTTGATCCTTCCTACCATATGACTTCTGAAGAGCAAAATGTAATCAAATCCTTTCTCACAGTATTTAGGGAAGAATACATAGCCAAAGAAGAACTTTTTTCCTccataaagaaaaggagaaaaacggGGAAATGTGAGTATGAGAACATACACAAAGCCTTTGCAAAAGCATTTTGGAGAATGGACAGGCTTTTACGTCTTGGAAGAAATGAAGTGTCCAGGGTTCGATGGAGTGGCTGTTCTGCAGTTACTTGTATATTGGAAGGCAATATTAAAACACCCTATACTAAGAAGAATTGGAGAATGAGTAATGATGATGGCTTGCCAAAGAATTCCCCTTCCCAGGTGATGCCACAAACAATTTCTGGAGTACTTCATGTTGCAAACACTG GTAATGTACAAGCAGTCTTatgcagaaatggaaaaggcTTTTGCATAACCAAAGAACACACTACGAGAAACATAACCGAAAGAAGAAGATTACTTAAGAATGGAGCAATAATTAGTTCAAATGAACCATATGGGCTCCTAGAAgggcaaataaaaaccacacgAGGACTTGGATTTCATGGAAATCTCAAACTGAAAAAATCCATTATCCCAGCACCTCAAACTATCTCTGTCCCTATAGATGACTTATGCCAATTCCTTATCTTAGCTACTAATGGACTCTGGGAAGTTTTGGATACAAAGGAAGTCACTGCACTGGCAATGACAATGTTTCAAGTATATAAAGACACCTACTATTCTATCACACAAAATCAATCTTTACCATCCAAAGAGCCTTTCCTAATCAATGAACTAAGCAATACTAAATCAGAAAGTAATATCCGTATATTGTTTCAGTATAAATCTGAATCTACAGAATGTGTGCCAactataaatacaaaagaaaatttgtttgatTCAAAATATTCTAACCCTAAAAATGCACAAACATTTCCATCAGAAATGACTAATCATCATCTAtacagtgagaaagaaagaaatggaccaACCAGTGTAGATGTGTCAAAAAATTCAAGTGAAAAAGAATCATGCATTAAAAATTTCTATGAAGGTGCAGCCAAGTATATTAGCCATGAACTTGTAAGTGCGGCTTTAGTGGCTGGATCCAGAGACAACATTACAGTCATGGTAATACTTCTCAAGGGAAGTGAGTATCAGTTTCtgacataa